Below is a window of Pseudomonas monteilii DNA.
CTGCAGCTGAACCAGAAGCAGTTGCTCAGCACGGCCCAGGGGCTGCGCACTACCCTCGACGAGCAGATGTTCTGGATCCCCAGCAACAAGCCGCTGGACTGGGAATGGCTGCGCTACGTGCCGGAACGCTTCGTCGACCAGATCGCCAGCCTGCCGTGGGCATCCGGGTTCAAGGAGCTGTCGGATGGGCTGACCCAACGGCCCCTGCTGTTCCTGCCCCTGCTGGTGCTGATCGCCGCCCTGCTGTGGCGGCGTACCTACCTGTACGAACGCCTGAACGCGGTGCATCAGGACATCGGCCACTTCAAGCGCGACAGCCAGTGGCACACGCCCCAGGCGATCCTGATCAACATCCTGCTGGCATTGCCGGTCGCATTGGGCCTGGCCCTGTGCGGGTATGCCCTGCAGATCGATGCGCGCGGACAGAACGCCAACCTGGGGGCGGCGCTCTGGCAACTGGCCCAGGCCTGGCTGGTGTTCTACACCGCCTACCGCATCCTCTCCCCAGGCGGTGTGGCCGAGGTGCATTTCCGCTGGTACAAGCCCCAGGTCGAGTTCCTGCGCGGCTGGGTACGCCGGCTGGGCACGGTGGTGCTGGCCCTGGTCGGTGTCGTGGCGGTGGCCGAACACCAACCGTCTGCGCTGGCCGAGGACGTGCTCGGCATCGGCGTGGTGCTGGCCTGCTACGCGCTGATGGCCTGGCTGCTCAGCCGCCTGTTGCTCAGCAGCCCGGCGCACCGCGATGCCTCGTTGTTCCGCAAGACCGTGGGCGTCGCCTTCACGGCGCTGCCGATCGCGTTGTTCGTGGCCGTGTGCTTCGGCTATTACTACACCGCCCTCAAGCTGACCGACCGACTCATCTACACCCTCTACCTGCTGCTGTTCTGGCTGGTCATCGAAGCCGCCTTCGTGCGCGGCCTGGGCGTGGCGGCGCGGCGCCTGGCCTACCAGCGTGCCCTGAGCAAGCGCCAGGCGGCCAAAGACAGCCAGGAAGGCGAGGTCATCAGCGAAGAGCCCAAGCTGGACATCGAGCAGGTCAACCAGCAATCGCTGCGCCTGATCCGTTTGGCCCTGCTGGGCGGCTTCATCGGCGGGCTGTACTGGGTCTGGTCGGACCTGATCACGGTGTTCTCGTACCTCAACAACATCACGCTCTACGAATACACCAGCGGCACCGGCGCGACCGCCAGCATGGTACCGATCAGCCTGGGCGACCTGCTCAGCGCCATGGTGATCGTGGGCATCACCTTCGCCCTGGCCGGCAACCTGCCCGGCCTGCTCGAAGTCCTGGTGCTGTCGCGGCTCAACCTGGCCCAGGGCAGCGCCTACGCCACCACCACCCTGCTGTCCTACGCCATCGCCGGCATCGGCTTCGTCAGCACCCTGTCGACCCTCGGCCTGAGCTGGGACAAGCTGCAGTGGCTGGTCGCGGCCCTGTCCCTGGGCCTGGGCTTCGGCATGCAGGAGATCTTCGCCAACTTCATTTCCGGGATCATGATCCTGTTCGAACGCCCGGCGCGGATCGGTGACACCATCACCATCGGCAACCTGTCGGGCACGGTGAGCAAGATCCGCATCCGTGCCACCACCATCACTGACTTCGACCGCAAGGACATCATCGTCCCGAACAAGACTTTCATCACCGGGCAGTTGATCAACTGGTCGCTGACCGACACCATCACCCGCGTCACGCTCAAGCTGGGCATCGACTACGGCTCGGATCTGGAACTGGTACGCGACCTGCTGCTCAAGGGCGCCCACGAGAACCCGCGCGTGCTCAAGGACCCCGAGCCGCTGGTGTACTTCCTCAATTTCGGCGAGAACGCCCTGGAGCATGAGCTGCGCATGCACGTGCGCGACCTGGGCGACCGCAACCCGACGCTCGACGAAATCAACCGATACATCGACCGTGAATTCCGCGCCCATGGCATCAAGATCTCGGTGCGCCAGGTGGAGGTGTTCCTGATGGACACCCAAGGCACCCGGCAGCAACTGATCGCACGGGGTGGCGACGTCGGTCAGATCGATGGCACTGGATCGATCTGAACCCGGTCCACTGACCATGAGCGCGCGGTGACATGACGCTGGGCGACATCGGGCAGGTTGGTGCGAGGTCCTTGGGCTTGTCGCGGTGGCCGCCCTCGCACCCTGTAAGGAGCACTCTCTTGAAAACGCTCGATCAACTGACGTTCGACAACCGCTTCGCCCGCCTGGGCGATGCCTTCTCCACCCAAGTCCTGCCCGAGCCGATTGCCGAGCCGCGCCTGGTGGTGGCCAGCGAAGCGGCGATGGCGCTGCTCGACCTGGACCCCAGCGAGGCCAGCACGCCCCTGTTCGCCGAGCTGTTCAGCGGACATAAGCTATGGGAAGAGGCCGATCCGCGCGCGATGGTCTATTCCGGCCACCAGTTCGGTGGCTACACGCCGCGCCTGGGCGATGGCCGTGGGCTGTTGCTCGGCGAAGTGCTCAACGACGCGGGCGAACACTGGGACCTGCACCTCAAGGGCGCCGGGCCGACTCCCTACTCGCGCATGGGTGATGGACGCGCGGTACTGCGCTCGTCGATTCGCGAATTCCTCGCTTCCGAGGCCCTGCACGCGCTGGGCATTCCCAGCAGCCGTGCCCTGTGCGTGGTCGGCTCGAGCACGACCGTGTGGCGCGAGACTGCCGAAACCGCAGCGATGGTGCTGCGCCTGGCCGAGAGCCATATCCGCTTCGGGCATTTCGAGTATTTCTACTACACCCGTCAGCCGGAACAGGCGCAGGCCCTGCTCGATCATGTGCTCCAGGCCCACTACCCCGAATGCCTGCAGGACGAGCAGCCGTGCCTGGCGATGTTCCGCGCCATCGTCGAAGCCAACGCCGAGCTGATCGCCCGTTGGCAGGCCTACGGGTTCTGCCACGGGGTGATGAACACCGACAACATGTCGATCCTGGGCATCACTTTCGATTTCGGCCCGTTTGCCTTCCTCGACGACTTCGACGCCAACTTCATCTGCAACCACTCCGACGACCGGGGTCGCTACAGCTACAGCAACCAGGTGCCGATCGCCCACTGGAACCTCAGCGCCCTGGCCCAGGCCCTCACGCCTTTCGTCGAGGTCGAGGCGCTGAAGCAGGCGCTGGACCTGTTCCTGCCGCTGTACCAGACCCATTACCTGGACCTGATGCGCCGTCGCCTGGGCTTCACGGTCGCCGAGCCGGATGACCTGGAGCTGGTCGAGCGGCTGTTGCAACTGATGCAGAAAGGCGCCGTGGACTACCACCTGTTCTTCCGCCAGTTGGGCGACCAACCTGTGGCCGAGGCCCTGCGCGTGGTACGCGACGACTTCGTCGACCTGGCCGGTTTCGATCAGTGGGGCGAGGCTTACCTGGCCCGCTGCACCCGTGAACCGGACAACGCGAGCGGTCGCCGCGCCCGTATGCATGCGGTCAATCCACTGTACGTGCTGCGCAACTACCTCGCCCAACAGGCCATCGAAGCGGCCGAGGCGGGGGACTACACCGAGGTGCGTCGGTTGCACCATGTGCTGAGTAAGCCTTTCGAAGAACAACCTGGGATGCAGGCCTATGCCGAGCGGCCACCGACATGGGGCAAGCATCTGGAGATCAGTTGTTCCTCGTGATGTTCCGTGCAATGCCCTCAAGGGTCATGCACTGGCCAGTAAAGACTCGTACGGTATTCGCAAGCCGTCGTGCAGACGTTTGATCATGGACAGGCTAAGGCCGCGTTTCCCGTTCAGCACTTCAGAAACGCGGCCGCTAGGCCCGATGTATTTCTCTAAATCACGTGCGCTTAGACCCTGTTGCTCCATGCAAAACTTGATCGCAGCTACCGGGGTAGCAGGATGGATCGGATAGTGTTGGTTCTCATACACTTCGATCAAGGTTACCAAAATCTCCATTTCATCGGCCTCTGGCGTACCTGGCTCAGCCTGGAAAATCGCTTCGAGCCGCTGAAAGGCTACGTGCAGGTCATCATCTGTACGGATCGGCTTAATATTCATTGATCGTCTCCACGTCTATCTCGTCATAGCGCTTGTGCGTACCGATGAACTTTACCCAAGCGATACCGGCCCGATACTGCATTTCAACTACAAGCCGGTACTTGTTACCTGCAACATTGAACACAACGCGATTTTTCGCACAGATGCTTGCACTGCCTATCTGATTCTTGACGTCTTGTGGACTACGCCACGAGGCCTTAAGCGCGATGTCATGCCAACTTTCCAGTGCTGCCTTAGCATCCTCATGTCCCGGCAGTTCCCAAAATTTAACTAGCGTGCTTTTGGCTATGACGCGCATCCGAGCTCAATCTCCCGTTTTGGGAGATGATAATGCTGTACGTTGCTTCTCGCAAGCAGGACGATGAGGCGTTAGCCGTGCCGGGACCCTCTCTTTACTCGATGAATCGGTTACCCCTTTCGAATCCTTTCCTCCTGCAAGCAGTTCCACGAACGCATTGGCCATGGCAGACAAGGCGCCCTGCCGACGTACCAGCCAGACGGCACTCATGGCGCCTTCATCGGTCAGCGTCCGGTACACCACACCCTCGATGCGCATGCGCTGGTAGGACGCGGGCAGCACCGATACGCCCAAGCCTGCGGCTACCAGCCCGATGATCGTCATCACCTCCCCGGCTTCCTGGGCAATGCGCGGCGTGAATCCGGCCTGGCGGGCCAGACTCAGCAACTGGGCGTACAGCCCGCTGCCATAACTGCGCGGGAAGAACACAAAGGGCTCCTCGGCCAGCGCCGTCATCGAGAGTCCTTCCTCGCTCGCCGCCAGGGGATGCGCCGCATTGAGCACGGCGATCAAGGGTTCATTGAACAGCGGCGTGACGATCAATCCTTCCGGCAATGGCATCGGCCGCATCAACCCGATATCGAGCGTGGCGTCGAACACCCCGTCCGCCACTTCGCGGCTGCTCATTTCCTTGAGGTCCAGATGCACGGCCGGAAAGCGTTGTCGGAACGTACGTAGGGCCTTGGGAATACGGGACGTGAAGGGCGCCGAGGAGGTAAAGCCGATTTTTAACTCACCCAGTTCGCCTTGCTGGGCTCGACGCGCGACATCGGCCGCCCGTTCGACTTGCGCCAGCACCTGCCGTGCTTCTTCCAGGAACAGCCGCCCGGCCTCGCTCAACTCGACCCGTCTGTTGTTGCGATCGAACAAGCGGGCACCGACCTCCTGTTCCAGGGCCTGAATCTGCTGGCTCAGCGGTGGCTGGGAAATGCCCAGTTGCTGCGCGGCGCGACCGAAATGCAGTTCCTCGGCGACGGCGATGAAATACCGCAGATGACGCAGTTCCATGCTGACCTCAATGAGTCGTCAAAGCTATCAAATAGGTCGAACAATATATTGGATCTAATCATTAGCCAGCTATATGATTTTTCCTGTCGCTCATTGGCTCATGCCCGAGGTGTTCGTCGTGAAAGCCGCTGCCGTTCCTTTGCCTGCCCACGCCGCTCTGTCCACGGCCGGAGTGCGCCCCGAGGTGTGGATCGAGAAAGGCACACCGGCCTTCATGCGCACGGTGCTGGCCCTGTTCAGTGGTGGGTTCGCCACGTTCGCCCTGCTGTACTGCGTGCAGCCGATGATGCCGCTGCTGTCGCAGGAGTTCTCGATCAACGCGGCGCAGAGCAGCCTGGTGCTGTCGGTCTCCACGGCGATGCTGGCAATCGGTCTCTTGGTGACCGGGCCGATTTCCGATCGCATCGGGCGCAAGCCGGTGATGCTCTTCGCCCTGGTGTGCGCCGCCGTGGCGACGGTGGCCAGTGCGCTGATGCCGACCTGGGAGAGCGTGCTGGTGACGCGCGCGCTGGTCGGCCTGTCGCTGAGCGGGCTGGCGGCCGTGGCCATGACCTACCTCAGCGAAGAGATTCATCCGAGCCATATCGGCCTGGCCATGGGGCTGTACATCGGCGGCAATGCCATCGGCGGCATGAGCGGGCGCCTGATCGCGGGCGTGCTGATCGACTTCGTCAGCTGGCACATCGCGATGTTGATCATCGGCGGGCTGGGCCTGATCGCGGCGGCGGTGTTCTGGAAGGTGCTGCCCGAGTCGCGCAACTTCCGCCCCCAGCCGCTACGGCCTCGAAGCCTGCTCGAAGGGTTCACGATGCACTTCAAGGACGCCGGGCTGCCCTGGCTGTTCCTCGAGGCCTTCCTGCTGATGGGTGCGTTCGTCACCCTGTTCAACTACATCGGCTACCGACTGCTGGCCGGGCCCTACCATTTGAACCAGGCGTGGGTCGGGCTGCTGTCGGTGGTGTACCTGTCGGGCATCTACAGCTCGGCGCAGGTGGGCGCCCTGGCCGACCGGCTGGGTCGGCGCAAGGTGTTCTGGGCCAGCATCCTGGTGATGGGCGGGGGCATGCTGACCACTCTGGCCAGCCCGCTGCCGCTGATCATCGTCGGCATGCTGGTGTTCACCTTCGGCTTCTTCGGCGCGCATTCGGTCGCCAGCAGCTGGATCGGTCGTCGTGCGCTGAAGGCCAAGGGGCAGGCGTCTTCCCTGTATTTGTTCAGCTACTACGCCGGT
It encodes the following:
- a CDS encoding addiction module toxin RelE, producing the protein MRVIAKSTLVKFWELPGHEDAKAALESWHDIALKASWRSPQDVKNQIGSASICAKNRVVFNVAGNKYRLVVEMQYRAGIAWVKFIGTHKRYDEIDVETINEY
- a CDS encoding transcriptional regulator, which codes for MNIKPIRTDDDLHVAFQRLEAIFQAEPGTPEADEMEILVTLIEVYENQHYPIHPATPVAAIKFCMEQQGLSARDLEKYIGPSGRVSEVLNGKRGLSLSMIKRLHDGLRIPYESLLASA
- a CDS encoding potassium transporter KefA — protein: MSLRAVLRAALLGLCVSLPVVGLAAEALTPQGVQGSLDKIAERKLPEADQKALQQVLEQTLTLLANQQDSEDKLAALKQQLDQAPGEIRDSQQALIKLKQSPNVAVAERYANASVPQLEQMLAERSTQQGDLQKALSEANSLIINSQTRPERAQAEISSNQTRAQQINSSLKSGKDNGKSLNADQRNQLNAELASLNALTLLRRQELAGNSLLQDLGNARHDLLIERATRLEQEIQDLQSLINAKRLAQSQQTVTQQSIEAQKAGGSTLLATESAANLRLSDYLLKSTDRLNELTQQNLQTKQQLDVLTQADQALDEQINVLKGSLLLSKILYKQKQALPHLKLDRDLADQIADIRLYQFEVNQQREQMSTPGSYVERLLAGQPEEEVTPALRKALLEVAITRSDLLERLNRELSALLNESITLQLNQKQLLSTAQGLRTTLDEQMFWIPSNKPLDWEWLRYVPERFVDQIASLPWASGFKELSDGLTQRPLLFLPLLVLIAALLWRRTYLYERLNAVHQDIGHFKRDSQWHTPQAILINILLALPVALGLALCGYALQIDARGQNANLGAALWQLAQAWLVFYTAYRILSPGGVAEVHFRWYKPQVEFLRGWVRRLGTVVLALVGVVAVAEHQPSALAEDVLGIGVVLACYALMAWLLSRLLLSSPAHRDASLFRKTVGVAFTALPIALFVAVCFGYYYTALKLTDRLIYTLYLLLFWLVIEAAFVRGLGVAARRLAYQRALSKRQAAKDSQEGEVISEEPKLDIEQVNQQSLRLIRLALLGGFIGGLYWVWSDLITVFSYLNNITLYEYTSGTGATASMVPISLGDLLSAMVIVGITFALAGNLPGLLEVLVLSRLNLAQGSAYATTTLLSYAIAGIGFVSTLSTLGLSWDKLQWLVAALSLGLGFGMQEIFANFISGIMILFERPARIGDTITIGNLSGTVSKIRIRATTITDFDRKDIIVPNKTFITGQLINWSLTDTITRVTLKLGIDYGSDLELVRDLLLKGAHENPRVLKDPEPLVYFLNFGENALEHELRMHVRDLGDRNPTLDEINRYIDREFRAHGIKISVRQVEVFLMDTQGTRQQLIARGGDVGQIDGTGSI